CTCTCCTTAATGCATAACAGGTATTAGACAGCGTGCTCGTATATTGACTTGAACGAGCACGCGTGCTCAACAATCTTATCATCGCAAGCTTTTACCAGCTAACCCCTTGATTTCATTATTCCCAAAGAAAACCTTGGCCACCTATACAAAATTCGCACGCTTGCGCGTTTTGCCAGCGTCAATAATACTGTATGAACATCCATGCATCGGGAGGACGGGAGTATGGATACGCACAGCAAACCGCCGAAGCTGATGGACCGGGTCAGGGCCACCCTGCGGGTGAAACGTTACAGCCCGCGTACCGAGAAGACCTACTGCTACTGGATACGCTACTTCATTCGCTTCCACGGGGTCCGGCATCCCGCCGGCATGGGCGGAACGGAGGTACGCGCCTTCCTGGAACATTTGGCAGTGGAGCGGCGGGTAGCGGCGGCCACGCAGAATCAGGCGCTGAATGCCCTTGTGTTCCTCTATCGGCACGTACTCGACCAGCCCTTGGGCGATATCGGAGAGTTCTCACGTGCCAAGCGTCCTCGCCGGCTTCCGGTGGTGCTTTCTCACGAGGATGTCATGCGCGTCCTGAGCCATCTATCTGGCCCCATGCACCTGATGGCTACCTTGATGTATGGCTCAGGGCTGCGGCTCATCGAGACTTGCCGGCTACGTGTCCGCGATATCGACTTCGAACGCCAGATCATAACGGTGAGAGCCGGCAAGGGCGACAAGGACAGAACCACTCTCCTCCCGGCGATCAGCATTCCCGCCCTACAGCTCAGAATAACGGCGGCCAAACATCAACTTGACGATCGCCTGCAGCATGGGAGCGTACCGGTGACACTGCCCCAGGCGCTCGATCGCAAGTACCCCAATGCCGGTGTCTCTCTGGCCTGGCAGTGGCTCTTCCCCGCCAGCCGCCCTTGCTTCGACGATACCGGAAAGGTCGTGCTACATCATATCCATCCGTCAGCGGTGCAAAGAGCGGTGAGACAGGCCATGCGTGCTGCTTCACTTACCCGTCCAGGCTCTTGCCATACCCTCCGTCACAGCTTCGCCACTCAGCTTCTGAACCAAGGCACGGATATCCGCACGGTACAGGAGTTGCTCGGCCATAAGAGCGTGGAAACGACTCAGATCTACACTCATGTACTGGGCAAAGGCTTTGCGGGAGTACGAAGCCCTCTTGGGTGAGGGTGCGTTTGGGAGCCAGGGCACGCTACCGCCCCTACCTGGGCATGTTCACGGCCTGCAGCCATCCATGCGGTAGTCATTGAGCGTCGCGCTGTGCCTTCCTGGCTCCCTGCGAGTTATTCATTATCGTGAGCCTATGTGAGCCGGTGCGGCGTTGCAAAGTCGAGTTTAGTCGCAAGGGCGGCCTCCACCGCCTGTTCGGCGTGGATGGCGGTGGTGTCGAAGAGGGGAACGTCCGTATCGTCGGCCTGGATCAGCAGCCCGATCTCCGTGCAGCCGAGGATGACGCCCTGGGCGCCCTGCCCGGCCAGCGAGGCCACGATCTCAAGATACTCAGCTTTGGAATCCGCGCGGATCTCGCCGCGGCAGAGCTCGTCGTAGATGACGGTGTGCACTCGCTCGCGCTGGGCGGCATCGGGAATCAGCACCCGGATGCCCTGGGCCTCCAGGCGCTCGCGATAGAAGGCCTGCTCCATGGTGAAGCGGGTGCCGAGCAGCCCCACCCGGGTCACACCCTGCCGATGCAGCTCATTGGCGGTGGCATCGGCGATGTGCAGCAGGGGAATATCCACGGCCTGCTCGAGCTGCGGGGCGACCTTGTGCATGGTGTTGGTGCACAGCACCAGGAAGTCGGCGCCGGCCGCCGCCAGGGAGCGGGCCGCTTCGCCGAGAATCTGGGTCGTGGCCGCCCAGTCGCCGCGGCGCTGCAGCGCCTCGATCTCGGCGAAGTCCACGCTGTAGAGCACCAGCCGGGCGGAGTGCAGCCCGCCCAGCCGCGCCTTCACCCCCTGGTTGATGAGCCGGTAGTAGGTCTGGGTCGATTCCCAGCTCATGCCGCCGATCAGCCCTATCGTCTTCATCGTCTGCCCTCCTCTACCCGGACCCCAGAGCGTCATGCAGGAAGGCGCCACAACGCAAGGCCCCCGAGCCATTGAATGACTCGGGGCCTGGTGGTGCTAGCTTCGATGTAGAAAAGAGACGGAGCCACCCCCATCACTCACCAGTCCAGCTCCTCGTCGCACTCATACACGGGGGTGTCCATGCCCTCACGGATCGACTGCCGCATTCCCGGTACTGAGAGCAGGTTGAGGGCCTCTTGAATGGCTGACCAGTCTTCCTCGGATACCAGTACGGCCTTGTTGCGCTTGCCCATGATGACGATCGGCTGGTGGGACTCCGCCGTTTCATCGATCAGGCGATACAGGTTGCTGCGGGCCTCGGTGGCGGTAATGGCTATCATGAGACACCTCTCTCACAGGTACGACTCCCTCCCGGTACCACGAGGATCGACCGAGCGGAGGAAGGTAAGCGGCTGCAATTCTCTGGAAATAGCGTGTCCAGGTGTTCCTTCAGGCCGCCACCAGCTTCTTCACCTTGAGCTCGTCTCGGTGCTGCTCGGCGTGCCAGAGCTCGTACTGGGACTGCTGGTTCAGCCAGCTCTCTGCCGAGGTATCGAAGGCGATGGAGAGGCGAATCGCCATCTCGGGGCTGATGCCCGCCTTGCCGTTCAGCACGGCACTCAGCGTTTTTCGGCTCACGCCCAGCGCCTCTGCCGCCGCCGTGACGGAAAGGCCTAGCGGCTCCAGGCAGAGCTCTCGCAATACTTCGCCGGGATGAGGGGGATTGTGCATCAGCATGGCGGCACCTCAGTGGTAGTCCTCGTAGTTCACGATCTCGGCGTCTCCATCCACGAAACGGAAGGTCACGCGCCAGTTGCCGCTGACGGTGACCGACCAGATGCCGGCTCGATTGCCTGATAGCTCATGCAGCCGGAGCCCAGGCAGGTCCATGTCCTTGGCACCCGATGCGGCATGCAGGCGACCGAGGATGAGCCGAAGCTTCTTCGCATGTACTGGCTGGATACCGGCGGTATTACCGGTCTTGAAGAACTTGGCCAGGCCCTTGTGTTTGAAGCTCCGGATCATCCTGACATTGTAACCCGAAACGTATCAGGTATCGAGATCAATCTTGAAGCTTGCGCGCCAGCAGGGTGGCGAACTGCAGCCGCGCGCCATTGTGCATGGTGCCCAAGTCCTCGTTGTACTTGACCAGCTCCCACCCCGCATAGGCCTCGCGCAGCTGCCCCTCGCCGAGGGTGAAGGGGAAGCCGACCGGGCAGGGGTAAGCCTCGGTGTCCATGGCGCAGACGATGGTGTTGTAGCCCCCGGGCAGGGTGTGAGCCTGCATGTCGGCGATCACCGCCTCGACGCGCGACGGGTCGAGGAACATCAGGGTGACGGTGCAGACAATCAGCCCGTAGTCCCTGTTCAGGGCGGCACGATTGAGGTCGTAGACCTGGGCGTCGATGTTCTCGATTCCCTCGCGGGTGACAATCTGTTGCAGCATGTCGATGGCGCCGGGGTTGTGGTCCACCGCGGTCACGTCGAAGCCAAGCTGGCTCAGGTAGAGGGCGTTGCGCCCGTTGGAGCAGCCCATGTCCAGGGCGCGGCACGGCGCCACCTGCCGGCATGTCTCGACCACTTCGCTGTGCGCGGGATTCAGGCCATAGCGGCTGTTCAGATCTGACGACATCGTATCTTCCCCTGCCTTTCCATAAAGAGCATTGATTTTACTCTTTTATGGCTCAGCGAAACAGCAACCGACCACACGGTGAAGGCTCGGGTCATCGGTTCTCGCTAGAACCTGGGATTGATCGTCAAGGAGAGCATCGCCGAGAGCTGGCAGAGCGGCCTGCCGGATGCCTGCTGCAGCGCGTTGAAGGCCTCCTGCACCCGCTGTTGGTCACGCTGGCTGGTGGGTGCCTGGTCGACGATGCCGGCGGCCACCAGGCGGGCCACCACGTCGCTGGTGAGCAGGAAGGTGTCCTTGCCCACCAGGCGCAGGAAGCCGGCGGCGGAGCGCCCGCCCAGGCGCGCGCCTCGCCTGGCCAGCAGTCGCCACAGGCCGACGATGTCGCTGCTCGGCCAGTCGGCGATGAATTCGGCGAAGGTTCCACCGTGCTCCTGTCGAATATCCAGGATGAACTGGGCGTTGCGGGGGATGGTCTGCATCTTGGTTCGATGGCGGATGAGACGCTCATCCTGCATGAAGCCCTCGAGTTGCTCCGGGGTGAGCAGCACCAGGGTCTCGGGATCGAAGCCGTGGAAGGCCTCCTCGAAGGCAGGCCAGCGGGCATCCACCACCGAGTGCTGCATGCCGGCCCGGAACACCCGCCGACTCATGGCGGAGAGGTAGCGGTCATCCCCGAGTTGCTTCAGCTCGTCGGGCGTCAACGCCCGAGGCAGGAAGGCCTCCATGGCAGCATCGGAGTCGAACCGCTTGCGGACTGTGTCGTGGAGCCATCGGTAATCCAGAGTCATGCCTGCCTCGCCGTGTCGGTGCCATTCCCTTCCTCCACATCCACCCCGATAAAGCCGCCGGACTGGCGCCGCCACAGGGCGGCGTAGAGGCCACCCCGCTCCAGCAGTTCACGGTGGGTGCCGCTCTCCACGATGCGCCCCTCGTCGATGACCACCAGGCGGTCGAGCATGGCGATGGTGGAGAGGCGATGGGCGATGGCGATCACCGTCTTGCCCTCCATCAGGGTGTAGAGCTGCTCCTGAATCGCCGACTCCACCTCGGAGTCCAGCGCCGAGGTGGCCTCGTCGAGTACCAGGATCGGCGCGTTCTTGAGCAGCACCTGGGCGATAGCGATGCGCTGGCGCTGGCCGCCGGAGAGCTTCACGCCGCGCTCGCCCACATGCGCATCCAGGCCGCGGCGCCCCTGCAGGTCCACCAGGTCGTCGATGAAGGCGTCGGCATGGGCGCGGCGCACCGCCTCCCGGATCTGCTTCTCGCTGGCCTCCGGGCTACCGTAGCGGATGTTGTCGCGCACCGAGCGGTGCAGCAGCGAGGTGTCCTGGGTGACCATGCCGATGCTTCGGCGCAGCGACTCCTGGGTCACCCTGGCGATGTTCTGGCCGTCGATCAGGATGCGCCCGCCCTCCAGGTCCCCGCCCTCCAAGTCATAGAAGCGCAGCAACAGATTGGCGAGCGTCGACTTGCCCGCCCCGGAGCGGCCTATCAGCCCCACCTTCTCGCCCGGGGCGATGGTGAGATCCAGGCCGTCGAACACCCTCCGGCCCTCCCCGTCCTGCCGTTCGTAGCCGAAGCGCAGCGCCTCGAAGCGGATCTCGCCGCGGGGCACCGTGAGCGCGCCGGCGTCGGGGGCGTCGGTCACCGCCGGCTCCCGGGCGATGGTGTTGATGCCGTCCTGCACGGTGCCGATGTTCTCGAACAGGCTCGCCACCTCCCACAGGATCCAGTTGGACATGAAGCGGATGCGCATCACCAGGGCGATGGCCACGGCGATGACGCCCAGCGACACCGCCTCCAGATACCAGGCGCCGATGGCCATGGCCGCCACCCCGGCCAGCAGCAGCGAGTTGAGCAGGGTCAGGCTGACGGTGAGGCCGGTGGCCAGGCGCATCTGGCGGTGCACCGTGGTCATGAAGCCCTCCATGGCGTCGCGGGCGTAGTCCTGCTCGCGGCGGGTGTCGGCGAACAGCTTGATGGTCTGGATGTTGCTGTAGCTGTCGACGATGCGTCCGGTCATCACCGCCCGGGCGTCGGCCTGCTCCATAGAGACCCGGCGCAGGCGCGGCACGAAGACCCGCATGATGACGATGTAGCCAACCAGCCACAGCACCAGCGGCAGCATCAGCCAGGGCTCGGCGCTACCCATCAGCAGCATGGCACCAATGAAGTAGACGACCACGTAGACCATCAGGTCCATCAGCTTCATCACCGTCTCGCGGATCGCCAGCGCCGTTTGCATCACCTTCTGGGAGACGCGCCCAGCGAACTCGTCCTGGTAGAAAGCCAGGCTCTGGCCAAGCATGTGGCGATGCGCCAGCCAGCGGCCGATCATCGGGTAGTTGCCGAAGATGCTCTGGTGGGTCACCAGCGCCTGGAGCAGGGTCAAGAGGGGCAGGCCGACCACCACCAGCGCCGCCATGCCGGCCAGGCGCCAGCCGTACTCGGCGAAGAAGCCCTCCCGCTCGGCACTGGAGAGCCAGTCCACCAGCTCGCCCATGTAGCCGAAGAAGACCACCTCCGCCGCCGAGACCAGGGCGGTGAGCAGCGACATCACGATCAGCAGCGGCAGCACCGGCCGCGAGAAGTGCAGGATGAAGGGGAAGAGCCCCCGAGGCGGCGTGCCCGGCCGGCCCGCCGGGTAGGGGTCCACCAGGGTCTCGAAGCGGCGAAAGAGGGCGTGCAGGCGAGAGCGAAGCATGGCGGCAGTCCGGTGGCAGGGGGTGGCGCGGTTAATCCCGGGGTAGAGGTTACGCCCGGGGCACGATGCGGTACCAGAGCGCATAGAGCGCCGGCACGAACAGCAGGGTGATCAGGGTGCCGACGGCCACGCCACCGATCAGCACATAGGCCAGCGGCCCCCAGAAGCTGTCCAGGGTCAGCGGAATGAATGCCAGCATCGCCGCCAGGGCGGTGAGGATCACCGGGCGGGCGCGTTGCACGGCCGCCTCTACCACCGCATCGAACATCGCCATCTCCTCTTTGGCGTTGTCCGCCACCTGCTGGGTGAGGATCAGGGTGTTGCGCATCAGGATGCCCGCCAGGCCGATCAGCCCCAGGGTGGCCACGAAGCCGAACGGCTGCTGGAACAGCAGCAGGGCGGCCACCGCGCCGATCAACCCCAGCGGTGCGGTGGCCACCACGATGAAGGTGCCGGCGAAGGAGCGCATCTGCAGCATGATGAAGATCAGCATCAGCACCACCATCAGCGGCTGCAGCGCCTGGATCGAGGCCTCGGCCTTGTCGGACTGCTCCACCGAGCCGCCGATCTCCAGCCGGTAGCCGGCGGGCAGGCGCTCGCGCACCTCGGCCAGCGCTTCCCACACCGCCTGGGTCACGTCGTTGGGCTGGGCGCCCTCGATATCGGCGTTGACGGCCAGGAAGGGCTCCCGGTCGAGCCGCCGGATCACCGGCTCTTCAAAGACCGTCTCCAGCTCGCCTAACTGGGTGAGCGGCACACGGCGGCCGTCGCGGTTGAGCACCTCGAGGCTCTGCACCTCCTCGATGTCCCGGGCGGCCCCGCGCCCCACGGCAGGCACCAGGCGAATGCCGTCGCGAAGCTCGGTGATGGTGATGCCATCCAGCTGGAACTGCAGCTGACGCGCCACCTCGTCCGGGGTCAGGCCGATCAGCCGCAGGCGATGATGGTCCAGCGCCAGGTGCAGCCGCGGCGCCCGCTCGTCCCACTCCAGGTGCGGGTCCCGGGTGGCCTCGTTGGCGGCGATCACCTCACGCACCTCATGGCCGATCTCGCGCAGGCGGTCGGCATCGTCGCCCACCACCCGGATGGTGACCGGCCACTCCACGGGCGGCCCGTAGAGCAGCCGCTCCACGCGCACCCTCGCCTCGGGGAAGTCGCCGGCGGCGATGCGCGCCTCGAGCCGCTCGATCAGCCGCTCGCGGGCCTCGACGCCTTGCGTCACGGCGATCAGCTTGGCGAAGGCGGGGTTGGGCTGCTCGGGGTTGGCGGAGATGAAGAAGCGTGGGGCCCCCGCCCCCACGTAGGCGGAGAGCGACTCGACCCCCTCGGCCTCATGGATCAGCGCCTCGAGACGCCGGGTGGTAGCGTCGGTCGCGCCGATGGCCGTGCCCTGGGGGTGATAGACGCTGACCAGTACCTCGGGGCGGTCCGAGCTGGGGAAGAACTGCTTCTCCACCGGCCCGGCCATGCCCGCCACGGCGGCCACCAGCAGCGCCAGCGTTACCGCCACCACGCTCTTGCGGAAGCGCACACAGGTGCGGATCACCCCGCGCAGGCGCCGATAGCCGCGCGACTGGTAGGCCTCATGCTGACCATGGGTCGCCTGCTGCTCGGGCAGCAGCTTGACGCCGAGGTAGGGGGTGAACACCACGGCCACGATCCACGACAGCGTAAGCGCGATGCCCAGCACCCAGAAGATGTTGCCCGCGTACTCCCCCACCGCCGACCGGGCGAAGCCGATGGGCACGAAGCCGGCCACCGTGACCAGGGTGCCGAACAGCATCGGTGCCGCGGTGACCTTCCAGGCGTGGGAGGCGGCGGCGAGGCGGTCCCAGCCCTCCTCCATCTTCACGATCATCATCTCGATGGCGATGATGGCGTCGTCCACCAGCAGCCCCAGGGCGATGATCAGCGCGCCCAGGGTGATGCGGTCGAGGTTGATGCCCATCGCCAGCATGGCTACGAAGGTGAGCGCCAGGGTCACCGGGATCGCGATGCCCACCACGATGCCGGCGCGCAGCCCCACCGCCAGCATGGTGACCAGCATCACCACCACCACGGCGACCAGGAACTTGACCTGGAAGAGGTTGACGGCGCCGGCGATGGCGTCGGCCTGGTCGGTCATCACGTCGAGCGACATGCCAAGCGGCAGGCGCTCGCGCTCCTGCGCCCAGAAGGCGTCAAGGCGCTCGCCGAAGTCGAGGCCGTTGACGTCATCCTCCATCACCACGCCCAGCAGCAGCGCCTCCTCGCCGAAGGCGCGTACCAGGTAGCTCGGCGGATCCTCGTAGCCGCGGGAGACCTCGACGATGTCGCCGAGGCGAATCAGCCGCTCGCCGATGCGGATGGGCACCTCGGCCAGGGCCTCGGGGTCCGCGAGGTCGTGGTCGACCCGCAGGTAGAGGCGCGGCCCCGCGGTGTCCACGCGCCCGGCGGGCAGCAGGCGGTTGTGCGCCTCGATGGCGTCGAAGACCGCCTGGGGCGAGACGCCCAGGCTCTGCAGCCGGGCCAGGTCGAAGTCGAGGTGCATGCGCTCCTCGCGCTCGCCCAGCACCTGCGCCTTGTTGACCCCCTCGACGCGCTGCAGGCGGTCACGGATCGTCTCCGCTTCGCGCACCAGCTCGCGCATCGGCAGGCCCGGCGCGCTCAGGGCGACCAGCGAGAAGTAGACGTCGCCGAAGTCCTCGTTGATCAGCGGCCCCACCACCCCCTCGGGCAGGTGGGGCACGGCATCCTGCATCCGCCGGCGCACCTGGTAGAAGCGCTGCTCCATCACCTCGGCGGAGGTGTCATCCTCGAACTCCACCTTGAGGTCGGCGCGCCCCGGGCGAACGGTGGTCTCGATGCGGTAGAGGTCCTCGACCTCCTGGATGCGCTTCTCCAGCGGGTCGACCACGCTCTGCTGGATCTCCTCCGGCGAGGCGCCGGGCCAGGCCGCCGAGACCATCATCACCCGCACGGTGAAGTCCGGGTCCTCCGCCCGCCCCATGGAGGCGAAGGCATAGAGACCGGCGAGCAGCGAGATCAGCAGGAAGAACAGCGTGACGGACCGCTCGCGAACCGCCAGCGCGGAGAGGTTGGGAAAGCTCACTCCGCGCCCTCCTCGCCCAGCGCCCGCACCGCCATGCCCGGAGTCAGCAGGTGGGTGCCCAGGCCGATCACCTCGAGCCCCGCCTCGAGCCCCGCCTCGAGCCCCTCGCCGCTGACCCAGGCGTGCTCGCGGGTCATGCGATGCAGGCTCACCGGCAGCGTCTGCGCCTCGCCCTCGACGATCCGCCACAGCCGGGGCCCATCGCCGCGCTCATCCAGCGCCGCGACAGGCACCCGGAAGCGCGCCTCGGCGGCGGCCTCCTCCAGGGTGAAGCGCGCCTGGACGACATCTCCCAGACGGTGCTCGTCGAGCGGCGCCTCCAGGCGATAGCGCGCGCGCCAGGTGCGGCTGGCCGGGTCGGCGGCGCCGGCCACCTCGCGGCGACTCAGGGGAATGGACTGCTCACCCGCCAGCAACTCGCCGGCCTCGGGCGGACGCGAGCGGGCGGGGAAGTGGACCTCGACCTCGCGCGGCCCCGCCTGGGCCAGGGTGGCGACCGCCTGGCCGACTCCCACCACCTGCCCCGGCTCGCCGCTGACCTCGATCAGGGTGCCGTCGGCCTCGGCGCGCAGGGTGGCGTCGTCCAGGGCGTTGCGGGCCTGGGCCACGCGGGCGGCGGCGGCATCGCGGCGGGTGGCGGCCTCGCGCTCGCCAAGCTCGGCACGCTCGTACGCCTGCTGGCTGAAGTAGTCCCTGGCCAGGAGCTGCTCGGCACGGGACAGCTCCGCCTCGGCGACGCTCAGCGAGGCCTCGGCCGCGGCAAGCTCCGCCCGGGCGGCGGCCAGCGACGCCTCGAGGTCGCTGGGGTCGAGGGTGAACAGCACCTCGCCCTTCGTCACCGCCTGCCCCGCGTCGACGTGGCGGGTGGCGATCTGGCCGCCGACCTCGAAGGCCTGGGGCGTCTCGTAGCGGGCGCGCAGCACGCCGGTCAGCGACAGCGAGGACGAGGCATCGGCGGTGAGCGTGGCCATCCTGACGAGGCGGGCGTCTGACCGCGACGAGGCCTCGGAGGCCGGTTCCTGGCAGCCGGCCAGCAACAGCATCAACAGCGAGCAGAGGGCGAGAGTGCGCATCGAGCATCCTTGGTCGTGGCGGTGGCGAGGGGCCGTGCAGACGCCGGGCACGACGCCGACCGCGGCCGAGGGAACCGTACGGGGACGGCCACCCGGGGTTCAAACGTACATTTTAAACGATGATGCCCTGCCCGACAGCGGGTCATTCGGCCGCAGCCGCCTGTCGCCATCAACGCAGTCCCTGGCGTCGATCCTCATGGCGCGGCGCGCGATTGGCCGGCAGGCTTGCGCTTCGGCTCAGGCGCGCGGCACGGCCATTCCCGCCCGGGCGGCGCGGTGGGCATGCAGCTTCCTGTAGCTCTCGATCAGGCGCTGGTGCTTCTCCAGCCCCTCGAGCGCCATGCTGGTGGGCGTCAGGCCCGGGAAGCGCTGTGTGCCCTGTACCGAGCCGATCACCGATTCGATGGTCGCCTCGCCGAACATCCGGCCCAGGTTATGGCGGAAGTCGTCGAGCTCGAGCTCGTCGTCCAGCACGATCTCCAGCACCGCTTGGACGGCCTGGTAGAAGAGGTTGCGCTCGACGGTGTTGTCGTTGAACTGCAGGAACATCTCGACCCGCTCCAGCGCCTCTTCATGCTGGCCCAGCGCCAGATTGATCAGCAACTTGAGCTCGAGGATGGTGAGCTGGCCCCAGATGGTGTTCTCGTCGAACTCGATGCCGATCAGCGAGATGATCGTCATGTGTTCGTCGAGCTGGCTCTCCTCCAGGCGCTCGACGAGATCGGCCAGCTCGCCGTCGCTCAGGCGATGCAGGTTGAGAATATCCTCGCGATAGTCGAGAGCCATATTGGTGTTGTCCCACACCAGATCCTCCACCGGATAGACCTCGGAGAAGCCGGGCACCAGGATGCGGCACACCGGCGCGCCGAGCTCTTCGCGCACGGCGATATAGGACTCCAGCCCCATCTCCTCGAGGATGCCGAACAGTGCCGCGCTCTCCTGCTCGTTGCTGTAGCTGCCACCGCCGGTAAAGTCCCAGTCGCAGAACTCGATCTCCGAGCGAGAGCTGAAGAAGCGCCAGGAGATCACCCCGGAGGAGTCGATAAAGTGCTCCACGTAGTTGTTGGGCTCGGTGACCGCCATGGAGTTGAAGGTAGGCGGCAGGAAGTCGTTGAAACCTTCGAAGCTGCGCCCCTGCAGCAGCTCGGTGAAGGTCCGCTCCAGGGCCACATGGAAGCTCGGATGGGCGCCGAAGCAGGCGAACACCCCACCGGTCTTGGGGTTCATCAGGGTCACGCAGGTCACCGGGAACTGGCCGCCCAGGGAGGCATCCTTGACCAGCACCGGGAAGCCCTGGGCCTCCAGCGCCTGGATACCCTCGACGATCTCGGGATAGCGCGCCAGCACCTCCTGGGGGATGTCGGGCAGCACCATCTCCTCTTCGATGATCTGCTTCTTCACCGCCCGCTCGAGGATCTCCGAGAGGCACTGCACCTCGGCCTCGGCCAGGGTATTGCCGGCGCTCATGCCGTTGCTGAGATAGAGGTTCTCGATCAGGTTCGAGGGGAAGTAGATCGTCTCGCCGTCGGAGTGGCGCACGAA
The Halomonas sp. H10-9-1 DNA segment above includes these coding regions:
- a CDS encoding efflux RND transporter periplasmic adaptor subunit; translated protein: MRTLALCSLLMLLLAGCQEPASEASSRSDARLVRMATLTADASSSLSLTGVLRARYETPQAFEVGGQIATRHVDAGQAVTKGEVLFTLDPSDLEASLAAARAELAAAEASLSVAEAELSRAEQLLARDYFSQQAYERAELGEREAATRRDAAAARVAQARNALDDATLRAEADGTLIEVSGEPGQVVGVGQAVATLAQAGPREVEVHFPARSRPPEAGELLAGEQSIPLSRREVAGAADPASRTWRARYRLEAPLDEHRLGDVVQARFTLEEAAAEARFRVPVAALDERGDGPRLWRIVEGEAQTLPVSLHRMTREHAWVSGEGLEAGLEAGLEVIGLGTHLLTPGMAVRALGEEGAE
- a CDS encoding OsmC domain/YcaO domain-containing protein, with the protein product MEIKVNYLDNLRLEAKFDDFTVISDQPIRYKGDGSAPGPFDYFLASSAMCAAYFVKVYCNARDIPTENIRLSQNNIVDPENRYKQIFRIQVELPEDISDKDRQGILRSIDRCTVKKVVQTGPEFQVEAVENIDEDAQALLMGKALGDAEGDGTWIEGKDLPLEQTIANMTGILADLGMKIEIASWRNIVPHVWSLHVRDAASPMCFTNGKGATKESALCSALGEFIERTNFNFFYNDQFFGEEIANAEFVHYPNEKWFLPGPEDALPEGILDAYCREIYDPEGELCGSNLIDTNSGRADRGIVALPFVRHSDGETIYFPSNLIENLYLSNGMSAGNTLAEAEVQCLSEILERAVKKQIIEEEMVLPDIPQEVLARYPEIVEGIQALEAQGFPVLVKDASLGGQFPVTCVTLMNPKTGGVFACFGAHPSFHVALERTFTELLQGRSFEGFNDFLPPTFNSMAVTEPNNYVEHFIDSSGVISWRFFSSRSEIEFCDWDFTGGGSYSNEQESAALFGILEEMGLESYIAVREELGAPVCRILVPGFSEVYPVEDLVWDNTNMALDYREDILNLHRLSDGELADLVERLEESQLDEHMTIISLIGIEFDENTIWGQLTILELKLLINLALGQHEEALERVEMFLQFNDNTVERNLFYQAVQAVLEIVLDDELELDDFRHNLGRMFGEATIESVIGSVQGTQRFPGLTPTSMALEGLEKHQRLIESYRKLHAHRAARAGMAVPRA